The window ATTCTTAACCTCACCAGCCGACGAGGCCCGCTCGCGCCCGGAGTGATACTTGTGCTTGGGGCGATCCGCATGCCCGTCGGCCTCGACCCATCGCATCATCTGGCCCTTCACATCCCGCATCTCGTGGACCCGTTGCGCCAAATCGCTGCGGTGCTTGGTCGACTCGCCACTCCGTTCCTGGAGCTGCTCTTCGTCCGAGCTCGAGAGGGACAGCGACGAGGCgctgctctgctgctggtacATGACCTGGTTGCCCTGCGTCTCCTTGCACTCGCGCTGCTCGTTCTTcagctgctgctgccgctcGGCATCCTTCTGGCAGTCCAGCGTCGTGACGTGGATGCCTGGCAAGTTGGACGACATGAACTCTTTGAGCAGGGGCAGCATCTCCGGGTTGGGACGATAGGTACCGCTATCGTTGTCGATGAATAGCTCGTAGTCCGCGGGGTTGGTCGAAATTTCGTGCACTTCCTGGGTGGactcgtcttcttccacaaGGAACTCGTTGGGgcgcgaggaagaatggCGTCGGTGCTGGTGCTTGCGCCGTCGGACGAAGAACTCCCCCGAATAGGCAATATAGATAGACACATCGCTGTGCATGGTATGCTTGCTCAACAAGTCGATACCAAACTCTTTACCGGTCTCGGTGAAGCGCAACTGTCCGTCGAGCGTCAACACGTAGGTGAAAATGCGTCCGCCCTTGCCGTAAAGTACAAATTCCAGGAACTTCTGTGCAAATTCGTGGCAGGGGGTGGCGAACTCTCCGTGCTCTGTACTGCGATCAAAGTTGTAGATTcgttgatgttgatgatggagggcTTTATGAAGGATTCGCCCTCGGAGGCTCTGCGCCTGGAACATGCCGGCCACAAATGGCCTGAATTCAACATATCGGTGGTAGAGCTCGGAGGGTACGGGGCCCGTGAGCTGCATCTGAATCGCTTGAAAGCTTTGGGGGGATGGTTAGATCACTGGTCACAATGGACGAGACAGATACAACATACTTGTAGCGAGTATTCGACTTTCCACTGCCATCCTTATTCTCGCTATTGACCTTGGTTCCAGCCAGTCGCCCCATCAAAGGCGAGAAATGTTTGAACCAGCGATTCGGCCCAACAGTGTACATCTGGGCGCCTTCGTTGCCGGGGGTCGGTCCCAAGCACTGAATACTGACCACCAAGGATGATTCCGGGTGATGGCCCGTCGCGAAAGCGGAAACATTGGTGAAAACATAGACGCGCTTGCTGCCGTAACGTTTCTTGACCTTGAACGACTGCTCGCTGATTCCCTTCCAATCCTCCTGCAGGGACGGCACCTCGATGAACGCAATCCCCAGCTTGTCATCGTGGTCCGCCGGGTCTTCGTCGTAAACAGACGCGTTCAACTGAAAGCCGGACGCGGGGACATTGGCGACGATCCATTCGCTGTCCCACGTGGGGTTTGTATTCTTGTGTACAGTATGAGAGCGGAAGCTGATGATGGGATCTTGCTTATGGCGGCGGGGCAGGTCAACGTGCAACTGTGCGTAAACGTAGGGGtcggaggagaaggaggcaaAGTCGGCGAAAGGCAGTTGTTCAGCGCGGTGAAAGGTGAACTTGACGGTGTAACCCGGTGGAGCGGATGGGAGGGGTGTCGCATCGAACCCCCCCGCTGGTCCGTCGTCGTTTTCTTTCAGGGTGCTGACTCGTTCGTGCAGCTTGTCGGCCCGTTCGACAAATTTTGGGCCATACTTGTCGATCGGGCGAACAGGCAGCGATCGCGGCTCTTTGTCGTCCATGATGTGGGGATGGATTTTTGTAGAGTGAAAGGCGCATGCGCCAAGTGCTGTCAGACCGGTTCGCTGAGTAGGTTCAACCGGCGTATACACTGACagagcgagagagaggggagagagagcgagaCAGCGAAATGACAAACAGAcggagaaaaagagagagagagagaaagagaagcgaGATACGTGCTTGGCAAAAACGATAACCCAAGTGGGTGGTTGCTTGGTTCTCAGCCTtgcgaagaagggaaacGATCAGCGCTGGCAAAGCCGAGATTACCCACTTTGGGGAAATGCGATGCCAAGATCAGGCCCGATGACCTCATTGGGAAATTTTTCCATGGCTGCCTAGAATATCAACTATGGACGGCATAATCATACAGAAACCCCGGGAAGGGGACAAAACAGCAAATATCGTGAGCTCGTGACAGCATAAAAATTGACAAAAAGGTGCTCGCTGTAATCCGTCGATGTGATGGTGATCGTGATGATCTAGTTACCCCGGAAGAGGAACTGCATGTCCTCGGGGGTTAACTTCTCCAACGCCTGGTCCTGGTCCTTGTTGATCGTTCCCTGGATCAGattcgccttcttctcctggagCTGCACGATGCGCGACTCCACCGAATCTTCGATGCTGAGACGCGTAATCACACACGGCCGCTGCTGACCAATGCGATGGCTTCGATCGGCGCTTTGCCATTCTGCCGCGGGATTCCACCACCTAGAGGTTGCTGCGTCAGCCACGGGTCTGggacagaaggaaaagaactTACGGGTCAACGATGAAAACTCGCGATGCCTCGGTCAGATTGAGCGCCACACCACCGGCTTTGAGCGAGACGAGGAACACCTCGACATCGGGATTGGTCATGAAGTGCTCGATAGACCTCTGTCGCTGCGCCGGCGTCATGGTGCCATCCAGCATGACGGTGGTGAGTCCTGCATGGCGCAGTCGCCACTCGACCAGCTGCAGCATCGACGTGAACTGAGAGAAGATAATCGACTTCGGGTTGTGCTTCTTGCTTCGTTGCTGGTAAAGATCGTAGACCAGCATCTCGATCTTGGTGGAAGAGGTCCAGTCCTCCATGAGGATCCGATTGATGATCGAGTTCTTCTTAACGGACTCCTGGGCCTGTTCGATAGTGGGCTGCTCGAGATCAATGGACAGAGGAATGTGGCACTGCGGGCAGTCCACCATCGATTCATCGTCAAACGACCGAATGTAGTCTTTAGCGCACTGGCGGCAGAACTCGTGACGGCAGCGAGACCGAATGGCATCCTCGGCGGGCTCATCACACACGCGACACACCAGAATATTGAACCCGGGCTGCACGTGCTTCTTGAGAATCAGATCTGGATGATTGGCCACTTGTCGCATCTGCATGATCAGGCCGAAGATGTTGGCGTAATTGTTCAGCATCACGCCGCGGCTAACGTAGGTATCGAACTGTCGGTTGGAGTTTGTCATGATACTTCGCGAGAAGTCATGTTCCATCTCGCCAAAGAACTCATTGTGCAAAATGACCCGTTTGGGGGGCAGCTCCATCGATGAGGTATGCTCTTGCTTCAATCGACGAAGCATGATATGGTCGGTAATGAGACGGAGCTTCTGCAATCCTTCTTTCCGTTCCTTTTGGGTTCTTCCCTCGGTGATAGGTTTCAAAATCTCCTTGTTGAAGATCGACACGTGGTTGAAACCCGTGTGCTTGCAGTGTGTGCAGCGACCCTCTTTGTTTGAATCCCACTGCAGTTTCTCACAGTCGCATTCCTTGCAGAAATAGCAGGCAAAGGGCCGGACTTGAAGGAAGCGCAGAAGTGAAAAGAACTCCCCGATCCGATTTTGCACAGGGGTTCCCGATAGACACCACTTGTAGTTGGCGTTTAAAGCGAAGCAAGCCTTGGCGACGCCCGTGGTACGTTGCTACAGAGATCAGTGGGACTCGGAGTAGCATACGCGAACACACTTACCTTGATGCTGTGTGCTTCGTCTAGGATGAGTCGATGATAATCGATGGCATGAATGACGCCTTGAGTTATGTTAGTATTGACTTGGCAGACTGGATCTCAGGACTTACTGTCTTCCTTGAcagttcctccagctcgagTCCACCCTTTCACCTGCTTGCGATACATAGACTCCAGGCTCGAGTCTAAATGAAGAGTCAATCCTGCCCCTATAGAAGCAATGCGAGAGTTTCACGTACAGGATATCATGATTACATGGTACTTTCGCAGGTCCGCCTCGGTTAGCTTTTTGACCTTGGAGTCCGAGTTGTGATAGACGAGCACATTCAATTTGCCGTCGGTGTATTCCTGTGGACCTTATTAATCGATGAAGAGGTATATGTGAGGATGTGGCTAACCTTGATCTCAGACACCCACTGCATCAGAGCAACGGGAGGGACAACCACCAGGGTTGGAATCTTCTGAGGGAAGTCGGACATGATCAAAGACACAGCTTGAATGGTCTTCCCCATGCCCATCTCGTCACCCAGCAGGCCACCTCTGTATTCTGTTTTTTCCTGTTCCATCAACCAGTTCAAGCCCTCCAGCTGGAACGCCTTCAATCGGCGAGTGATGGAGGCGGGCTGCTCGGCCTCTTTGGTGGTGATAACAGGCGTGTTTTTCAGATCATCCCACATTGTCCTGAGGCCGGGATGCTTGCTTTCCAGCTTATCTTGGTTGAGTTGCGCCTAGAAAATGGTTAATACTGCAAGATGACAGAGTCTATGCAACAAACTTACACGACGAGCTTTCCGCTGCTCCCACCAAGTTGGTGGCTCTTCGCTGGGAGTACGCGAATCAACAGCCCTCCGTCCTCCATCGTTGTCCATATCTTCATCTTCAGTCAGGTCAGAGATTTCGTCGTCAAAGATTTCTGCATCAGACTCGGATGTCGCCATGGAGATCATATCGATTACATCCAGCAACTCGTCTCCAGACAGGTCTGAGTTGTCGAGTCGATCATTCACAATCTGATGTCTCTCGGCCTGAGACAAACGCTTCTGTTTCTTGGGCAAGATCCTGTCATATTCTCTCAGCTGGACTGCACGggcaaactcctcatccGTGACAAGGTTCGTCTCGGGTTCGTCTGCCGTCATCGCAGCCGCAGATCTCTTGGTTCCTCGGCTAGAGCTACCCATGGACAGTGCACTTGAGCGAAGCTGCTGGGCACGTTCAGAAGCATTGACACGGGCCCGGGGTTTCTTGGTGTCGGATTCGCCCGGTGCAGCGCTAACGCTCGTGGCCGGCGTGCTGACCCCGGTCGCGCCATAGAGAGAAGGATCCCCAGTCGAGCTTCGGGACCCCGAATCGAAGGGTGACTCGCTCTTCAGCGGGATCACCACCTTGAAATTGTCGGGGCCCTGGGTCTTGACTGGCGCGGGACTAGACAGGCCGGGATCATCATCCTCAGAATCCTGGACGACGCGTGTGTTTTGTGATTTGGAAGGGACGGATTGGGGCAATCGGCGAGATCTGCGCAGAGGAAGGGGCGAGGAATTCTGCAATGACGTTCCAATAGATCCGTCATCCTCAGAATCAGGAATAGTGGTTGAGAGTTTCATGGTGGGAACCTGTTAGCTCCCACTAGGAGGGCTGCAGATAGGTAGGGAAATAGACAGGGGCACAGCGATGAGGCTCGATTGTACTATGGATAGAAGCAGGATGGATGTGTTAGTTGATGGAGCAAGTCTTGATGGCAGCGAGAAAAATACCCTGGTCAGTCGAGAACACTAGGTGATTCCCCAGCGGAGAGAGTAGTTGCGACGAAAACCGGGTggatgagaaagagagatctGACGAGCAGGGCCGCGACGAAAGAAAACAGGAAAGAAAATGCGACGAAAGAGATAAGGGAAGccgaggaaaagaaagaggtgaggaaggaagggaatTGTCAGGAGGCAAATGATAACAAGTGATGGATCAGTCAGTGCCTGAGCCAGAAAACTCTTCACGCGCTCTTTCCACGGAAATCTTGCTCCATTTACCTACactctcttcttgtttgtcCCCTTCGTCATTATTCCTCCGTCTACTCATTCTCCCTCTGCCCTTGTTCTGCTGTTCCCCCTTCCTATCCATCCGTCCCAACTTATCGCCCCTGATAAGCAGGCGCGTTAAGTGCAACGCGAAATCGCCACGGTCCAGTGACTTGCCATCACAGTCCGTCCTTGACACTGCCATCACCTACACCTGCCCTCCTGTCTCACCATGTAAGTAATCCGTGCCTGCGGAATACATATTGATGCTGATTATGAGAAAAAGGTCTGGCAGGCGAACAGCCAGAAACCCCATCAGGGGCCCGTACGTATCCACCTTCAGCGACCGGTTAGCCGTTCGTACACTGACAATCCAATAACAGGCACTCGGCTCTGACGGATTTCCTGGCTGTGAGTTTAGAGGTGTCTTTATTCTGTCTAGAAGTTTCAGCTGACAAGACAGTCAAATAATATTTCAGCTGCACAAATCCGTGACGACTACGAGCAACGGCTGCAGACAGCCCAGCAACAGGCCGAACAAGAGGCCGCTCagcaggaagaggccgaAGATGCAGTCGAGGACAGCGAGTACCAACCGGATTCCCCCGAAGAGCAGACAAAGAAGCGGAAGCGACAACAGGCAATCgaaaagaccaagaagagcaaggagtTCGCTCGTCGCAAGGCCCGACGTGCTGGGGAGcctgatgatgatgatgacgcgcTGGCAAATGAGATGGTGGACGAGAAGCAGCGGCCGATGAATCCAGGTCAGCTGGCGAATTGTAAGATCTGCAAGAAGCGCTTTACGGTCACACCCTACAGCAAGACCGGTCCCAGAGGAGGTCTACTCTGTGCCGACTGctccaagaagcagaaagcCCCGGGCAAGAAGGCACCGGCAAAAAAGCGAAGTTCAGGGATTGGACGCCGTCAAAACCAGAAAACTTTGCTGGATGGAGATGTTTCGAATGGTGCTCCGAGTCTGCTGGAGACGTGCATCAAAGTACGAGCGTTAGCCCACCGTGTTTGTGATCAAGTACTGACCTTCGTTCTAGAAAGTGGGCGATAACATTGACAATATCGAAGAATTTGGCGACTTGCCTCCGCAGCTGATGCATCGTCTCAGCCAAATTCTGTCCCGTAATCGAGCGGTGAACTCGAGGACGCTGGAACTTTTCTTACGGCCTCAGTACAGATCCATCGATCTCTATGACTGTGCCAAACTTGACACCGACGCGTTTCACAAAATTCTCGCCTCTATGCCCGGATTGACTCGGTTGAATCTCCGCTTCGTCACCCCGTTCAAGGACGCCGTTTTTGAGTACATACTCGACCGCGATCTGAAAATCCAGGATCTGCAGTTGGATTCGCCGAACCTGGTCTCCAACGGTTGCTGGCGCCAGCTTTTCATCAAACTCGGTCCTCAGCTACAGACTCTGAAGCTCTGGAACCTCGATTGGGCCTTTGACGACGAAACCGCGGAAATCATGTCCAACAACTGCACTGGCCTTCGGCGGCTGAAGTTGAAGCACCTCTGGAATATCGGCGATGCCGCCCTCAAATCAATCTCGTCGCTGAAATCCCTTGAGCATCTCTCACTCAACCTCAAGCAAGAAACCACCAACGAGCCTCTTCTCCAGATGATTTCTCAATTGGGCCCGAACTTGCGGACCTTGTCTCTGGAGGAGTTTCAACAAGTCGATGACCAGCTGCTTCAAAACATTCATGATAATTGCCACCATTTGTCCAAGTTGCGACTCACCAGCAATGCAACCATTACCGACAAGGGACTGGCTGATCTCTTCCGAGACTGGAAAAACCCGCCTCTGACGTTTGTGGATTTCCAAAAGCTCCGAGACGTTGATACGGGCAACCCCGCTGGTCCTCCGGACCCGATCGGTCTCGCGTCAGATGGATTCAAGGCTCTTATGGAACACTCGGGGTCTAAGCTTGAGACCTTGAACATTGCCTCATGTCGTCACATCACACACGCCGCGTTCGAAGAGGTGTTTagcgagaagaagcggtACCCGGCACTCAAATCTCTGGATATCTCGTTCCAATTGGCGGTGGATGACTACGTGGCTCAATGTATTGTGCGATGCTGCCCGGCTCTTACGAGGTTGGTTGTCTTCGGGTGCTTCGGCATTCGAGATCTTCATATTCACCGGGGAGTTGCACTCATCGGCCTTGTAACTGCAAAGGTCACGGTCGATTAGATCGTCTAGAAGGGGACTGTTTACACGTCGATCGATATCTTTTATCCTGCGAGCCTTCATGGCCGCCAGTGTTGTACCTTAACTGTTAAGGCATTTCTACGAATTATGACATCTCTTTCAAGATCAAAATATTCTTTCTTCGCAAATCTCATTCAAACTTATGTACAACCTGAACGCCATCGTAGTGCATCATtaaaacaaagaaaaaaattcAACCAAAACAATCTATCATGTCATTCTCTTTCCAATCTCGCTCTGCCACCCACGCGACTTCTCAAAGCCATTGGACGCGGTTTGGAAGTCCATCATAGCCTGGTAGACTTCCTCCTGGGTGTTCAACACAAACGGACCGTACTGCACGACCTGCTGGTCCAGCGGCTGGCCCGCGACAAGAATGAAGCGGCCCTCGGCGTCAGCGTTATCGGGCACCGAGGCATCAACAAAATCGCCTTCCTGGTCAAAGACCACATTGTGGAACTCCTTAACAACGCGCGTAGAGTCATTCGACCCGAAGACCGTGTCGCCGGACAAGGTGTACGCAAAAGCATTCCAGCCCTTCGGGAGGGCCTGGGAGATCCGCCCACCAGGCCGGATGGTCACATCCAGCAGCCAGACAGGCGTGTAGGCAAGGTCGCGCACCGAGTCAATGCCATGCGACTGGCCCGAGATAACCTTGATCGTAACGCGGCCGTCGTCCACGCTCGCAACGGGGATCTCCGACGCGCGCAGGTCGCGATACC of the Penicillium psychrofluorescens genome assembly, chromosome: 1 genome contains:
- a CDS encoding uncharacterized protein (ID:PFLUO_001990-T1.cds;~source:funannotate) yields the protein MSVPRAIRQAFLAIEQAEGSGARVRRSIGTAKLRNFSPFLMLDHFTVGKGAGFPDHPHRGQETITYLLSGGVDHEDFAGNKGTIGPGDLQFMTAGRGIMHAEMPHENEDGSPNVGMQLWVDLPQKLKMCEPRYRDLRASEIPVASVDDGRVTIKVISGQSHGIDSVRDLAYTPVWLLDVTIRPGGRISQALPKGWNAFAYTLSGDTVFGSNDSTRVVKEFHNVVFDQEGDFVDASVPDNADAEGRFILVAGQPLDQQVVQYGPFVLNTQEEVYQAMMDFQTASNGFEKSRGWQSEIGKRMT
- a CDS encoding uncharacterized protein (ID:PFLUO_001988-T1.cds;~source:funannotate) translates to MKLSTTIPDSEDDGSIGTSLQNSSPLPLRRSRRLPQSVPSKSQNTRVVQDSEDDDPGLSSPAPVKTQGPDNFKVVIPLKSESPFDSGSRSSTGDPSLYGATGVSTPATSVSAAPGESDTKKPRARVNASERAQQLRSSALSMGSSSRGTKRSAAAMTADEPETNLVTDEEFARAVQLREYDRILPKKQKRLSQAERHQIVNDRLDNSDLSGDELLDVIDMISMATSESDAEIFDDEISDLTEDEDMDNDGGRRAVDSRTPSEEPPTWWEQRKARRAQLNQDKLESKHPGLRTMWDDLKNTPVITTKEAEQPASITRRLKAFQLEGLNWLMEQEKTEYRGGLLGDEMGMGKTIQAVSLIMSDFPQKIPTLVVVPPVALMQWVSEIKEYTDGKLNVLVYHNSDSKVKKLTEADLRKYHVIMISYSSLESMYRKQVKGWTRAGGTVKEDSVIHAIDYHRLILDEAHSIKQRTTGVAKACFALNANYKWCLSGTPVQNRIGEFFSLLRFLQVRPFACYFCKECDCEKLQWDSNKEGRCTHCKHTGFNHVSIFNKEILKPITEGRTQKERKEGLQKLRLITDHIMLRRLKQEHTSSMELPPKRVILHNEFFGEMEHDFSRSIMTNSNRQFDTYVSRGVMLNNYANIFGLIMQMRQVANHPDLILKKHVQPGFNILVCRVCDEPAEDAIRSRCRHEFCRQCAKDYIRSFDDESMVDCPQCHIPLSIDLEQPTIEQAQESVKKNSIINRILMEDWTSSTKIEMLVYDLYQQRSKKHNPKSIIFSQFTSMLQLVEWRLRHAGLTTVMLDGTMTPAQRQRSIEHFMTNPDVEVFLVSLKAGGVALNLTEASRVFIVDPWWNPAAEWQSADRSHRIGQQRPCVITRLSIEDSVESRIVQLQEKKANLIQGTINKDQDQALEKLTPEDMQFLFRGN
- a CDS encoding uncharacterized protein (ID:PFLUO_001989-T1.cds;~source:funannotate) translates to MRKRSGRRTARNPIRGPHSALTDFLASNNISAAQIRDDYEQRLQTAQQQAEQEAAQQEEAEDAVEDSEYQPDSPEEQTKKRKRQQAIEKTKKSKEFARRKARRAGEPDDDDDALANEMVDEKQRPMNPGQLANCKICKKRFTVTPYSKTGPRGGLLCADCSKKQKAPGKKAPAKKRSSGIGRRQNQKTLLDGDVSNGAPSLLETCIKKVGDNIDNIEEFGDLPPQLMHRLSQILSRNRAVNSRTLELFLRPQYRSIDLYDCAKLDTDAFHKILASMPGLTRLNLRFVTPFKDAVFEYILDRDLKIQDLQLDSPNLVSNGCWRQLFIKLGPQLQTLKLWNLDWAFDDETAEIMSNNCTGLRRLKLKHLWNIGDAALKSISSLKSLEHLSLNLKQETTNEPLLQMISQLGPNLRTLSLEEFQQVDDQLLQNIHDNCHHLSKLRLTSNATITDKGLADLFRDWKNPPLTFVDFQKLRDVDTGNPAGPPDPIGLASDGFKALMEHSGSKLETLNIASCRHITHAAFEEVFSEKKRYPALKSLDISFQLAVDDYVAQCIVRCCPALTRLVVFGCFGIRDLHIHRGVALIGLVTAKVTVD
- a CDS encoding uncharacterized protein (ID:PFLUO_001987-T1.cds;~source:funannotate) encodes the protein MDDKEPRSLPVRPIDKYGPKFVERADKLHERVSTLKENDDGPAGGFDATPLPSAPPGYTVKFTFHRAEQLPFADFASFSSDPYVYAQLHVDLPRRHKQDPIISFRSHTVHKNTNPTWDSEWIVANVPASGFQLNASVYDEDPADHDDKLGIAFIEVPSLQEDWKGISEQSFKVKKRYGSKRVYVFTNVSAFATGHHPESSLVVSIQCLGPTPGNEGAQMYTVGPNRWFKHFSPLMGRLAGTKVNSENKDGSGKSNTRYNFQAIQMQLTGPVPSELYHRYVEFRPFVAGMFQAQSLRGRILHKALHHQHQRIYNFDRSTEHGEFATPCHEFAQKFLEFVLYGKGGRIFTYVLTLDGQLRFTETGKEFGIDLLSKHTMHSDVSIYIAYSGEFFVRRRKHQHRRHSSSRPNEFLVEEDESTQEVHEISTNPADYELFIDNDSGTYRPNPEMLPLLKEFMSSNLPGIHVTTLDCQKDAERQQQLKNEQRECKETQGNQVMYQQQSSASSLSLSSSDEEQLQERSGESTKHRSDLAQRVHEMRDVKGQMMRWVEADGHADRPKHKYHSGRERASSAGEVKNRTSSTAGTPRAAA